A stretch of the Vulcanisaeta souniana JCM 11219 genome encodes the following:
- a CDS encoding molybdopterin biosynthesis protein gives MTEVGKRVIFHELLTPEEALSKVFGIVRIEPLSTETIKIEESYGRVLARDMYSRIDVPPFDRATMDGFAVRAEDTFGADELNPIKLRVVGNVETGAGELPQVNSGEAVEIATGAPMPPGANAVVMVEYTKRSSDELMIYRSVTPGENVMSAGSDVMMGELILRRCTVIREREVGLLAAVGIDRIEVFRRPRVAIISTGNELVSPGKELGRGKIYDINTYAIAHAVRSMGAEPIIMGIVKDNINEMRDAVNRALSAGDLVLLSGGTSAGLADLTYRVLDEIGPPGIIIHGLKVKPGKPTVVAVSRDNKLVIGLPGYPSSALMIFNTIVKPILARMLCMGVDEVRIKARLAIRADGAKGRRALYPVSLVDTGHGIVAYPLPAESGAISTLAFADGYIAIPETVEYLDSGDEVEVTLFTHQYMPANLYIIGSHDLGLDVLIPMLPGFIRARVINVGSMGGLYAVKRGEADVAGLHLVDEETGQYNVPYMIKYSVSNAVLIRGYSREQGLIIPKGNPKNIRGIEDLLRDDVRIVNRNKGAGTRFLLDLKLKEIASRMGIKFEDLVRRVDGYYYEVKTHTAVAAAVAQGKVDIGVGIRAAAAMYGLDFIPLGWESYDFAIPIDRLEKDSVKAFLSILRSNEFKEALERLPGYRVPNDIGEVIWKQNQ, from the coding sequence ATGACTGAGGTGGGTAAGAGAGTCATATTCCATGAATTATTAACACCCGAGGAAGCATTAAGTAAGGTATTTGGTATTGTTAGGATTGAGCCATTGAGCACGGAGACCATTAAGATTGAGGAGAGTTATGGGAGGGTCTTGGCTAGGGATATGTACTCGCGAATTGATGTACCACCGTTTGATAGGGCTACAATGGACGGTTTTGCCGTTAGGGCTGAGGACACTTTCGGAGCCGATGAACTTAACCCAATTAAGTTAAGGGTTGTTGGTAATGTGGAGACTGGGGCCGGGGAGCTACCGCAGGTTAACTCTGGCGAGGCCGTTGAGATAGCCACCGGAGCTCCAATGCCTCCTGGCGCTAATGCCGTGGTTATGGTTGAGTACACAAAACGTAGTAGTGATGAGCTAATGATATATCGCTCAGTGACTCCTGGTGAGAACGTAATGTCGGCGGGCTCTGACGTGATGATGGGCGAGCTAATACTCAGGAGGTGCACGGTAATTAGGGAAAGGGAGGTTGGTTTACTCGCGGCGGTGGGCATTGACAGGATTGAGGTATTCAGGAGACCTAGGGTTGCGATAATATCCACGGGTAATGAATTGGTTAGCCCAGGTAAGGAATTGGGCCGTGGTAAGATCTACGACATAAATACATACGCAATAGCCCATGCAGTTAGATCAATGGGTGCTGAACCAATTATCATGGGCATAGTCAAGGATAATATCAATGAGATGAGGGACGCCGTGAATAGGGCATTAAGTGCAGGCGATTTAGTGCTTTTGTCAGGTGGGACCTCGGCGGGTCTTGCTGACTTAACATATAGGGTACTCGACGAGATAGGGCCTCCCGGCATAATAATACACGGGCTTAAGGTAAAGCCTGGCAAGCCCACGGTCGTCGCCGTGTCCAGGGATAACAAGTTAGTTATTGGCTTACCTGGATACCCTAGTTCAGCGTTAATGATATTCAACACAATAGTTAAGCCGATACTGGCTAGGATGCTCTGCATGGGCGTTGATGAGGTTAGGATTAAGGCAAGACTTGCAATCAGGGCCGATGGTGCTAAGGGTAGGAGAGCCCTTTACCCAGTTAGTCTCGTGGATACTGGCCACGGGATAGTGGCCTACCCATTACCAGCCGAGTCTGGCGCCATAAGCACACTGGCCTTTGCAGATGGTTACATAGCGATTCCTGAGACCGTGGAGTACCTGGACAGTGGTGATGAGGTTGAGGTGACACTATTCACGCATCAATACATGCCAGCCAACCTATACATAATTGGTAGCCATGACCTTGGACTAGACGTACTAATACCAATGCTTCCAGGTTTTATTAGGGCAAGGGTAATCAATGTCGGCTCCATGGGTGGGTTATACGCCGTTAAGCGTGGTGAGGCTGATGTGGCTGGTCTGCATCTTGTTGATGAGGAGACTGGTCAGTATAATGTACCGTACATGATTAAATATAGTGTTAGTAATGCTGTACTAATTAGGGGTTACTCCAGGGAGCAGGGGCTCATAATCCCTAAGGGTAATCCCAAGAATATTAGGGGTATTGAGGACTTACTTAGGGATGACGTGAGGATTGTTAATAGGAATAAGGGCGCAGGCACTAGGTTCCTACTTGATCTGAAACTGAAGGAGATAGCCTCAAGGATGGGTATCAAGTTTGAGGATTTAGTGAGGAGGGTCGATGGTTATTATTACGAGGTTAAGACTCACACGGCTGTTGCAGCGGCAGTGGCTCAGGGTAAGGTTGATATTGGTGTTGGTATTAGGGCCGCGGCCGCCATGTACGGCCTTGACTTCATACCACTTGGTTGGGAGAGTTATGATTTTGCAATACCAATTGATAGGCTTGAGAAGGATAGTGTTAAGGCATTTCTAAGTATATTAAGGAGTAATGAGTTTAAGGAGGCTCTTGAGAGGTTACCTGGCTATAGGGTTCCCAATGATATTGGTGAGGTAATTTGGAAACAAAACCAGTGA
- a CDS encoding HAD family hydrolase, translated as MVVLILVDLDGTLLPLEAWDPIFQEISGLIGSRVGVDWRIVYRAAKDLNRELLRGLNVRAFDWDYIFTEVAHRLGASISIDVNDALIKHVHDFKPFDGALEMLSALKGLGHKVIIATNGLYKYQHVVIKELNFAKFIDGIRTPDTIGCPKNCRGFFEGAQVMIGDNPLFDVYYPAQFGLVTVFIGDWERRLMYVMDVWGINLTGLKPTHSFRSIKDMLMALPAVLNQ; from the coding sequence ATGGTTGTGTTGATTCTCGTAGACTTGGATGGCACATTATTGCCATTGGAAGCCTGGGATCCTATTTTTCAAGAAATAAGCGGGTTAATAGGCAGTAGGGTTGGTGTTGATTGGCGAATTGTTTATAGGGCGGCTAAGGACCTCAATAGGGAATTGCTTCGTGGACTTAACGTAAGGGCCTTTGATTGGGATTACATATTTACCGAAGTTGCCCATAGACTCGGTGCTTCAATCAGTATCGACGTGAATGACGCGTTAATCAAGCACGTTCATGACTTCAAACCATTTGATGGCGCTTTAGAAATGCTCAGTGCGCTAAAGGGTTTAGGGCACAAGGTTATTATTGCCACCAATGGTCTGTATAAGTATCAACACGTGGTTATTAAGGAGTTGAATTTCGCGAAGTTCATTGATGGCATAAGGACTCCGGATACAATTGGGTGTCCCAAGAATTGCCGTGGATTCTTTGAGGGGGCCCAGGTAATGATTGGTGATAATCCTCTTTTTGATGTTTACTACCCAGCCCAGTTTGGCTTGGTTACAGTGTTTATTGGTGATTGGGAAAGAAGGCTGATGTATGTAATGGATGTATGGGGTATTAATCTAACTGGGTTAAAGCCCACGCATTCCTTTAGGAGTATTAAGGATATGCTAATGGCATTACCGGCCGTACTCAATCAATGA
- a CDS encoding AMP-binding protein, whose amino-acid sequence MAINQKFYSLDRIRRMAIETAENPAKFWADKAYYLTWFERPKTIFEGRAPDVYWFRGGYLNISYNAVDRHIPTRADKVAFYYENERGDNKVISYWDLYREVNRAAYVLKEFGVRRGDTVSMMMPSIPEAVYFGLAVHRLGATLVIHYAGLSEETLAYRLQDCGSKIFVVASKGFRAGEEVRMKDLIDRTLERYQTPVEKVLVVSRSFSDFNIKQGRDIVYEDVAPKGKVYVESTPVEANEPATIYYTSGTTGRPKGLWQSNGGYPTGLNWTFRALFNPQDTDVWWTISELGWPVWPMANLYTAPVMGLTSLLFEGFIGYKRDLFARIIEKYRVSLIWSSTTTLYTIRSIGEETLKGDLSSLKIILNTGETLNPGVAEWYIQQLPNTIIADAYWMTEHLIPIAATPYGLGEIPFKPGSTGIQFPGSKWIVVDDDGNPLPPGQRGYIVIAIPNPAMAKMWNDSNYERLIKTYWSRFPGYFYTGDYGFYDSDGYLYVLGRADDILSIAGERLGTMDIEGILARHRAVAEAAVVGVPAPGGGEKVLAFVVLKSGETPSETLINDIKEFARASGTRVDDVVVVRRLPKTKSGKIMRRLLRALVRNEPYGDVSTLDDIRTLDDIKAALMERGYIKP is encoded by the coding sequence ATGGCAATTAATCAAAAGTTCTATTCCTTAGATAGGATAAGGCGAATGGCTATTGAGACCGCTGAGAACCCAGCTAAGTTCTGGGCTGATAAGGCTTATTACCTTACGTGGTTTGAAAGACCGAAGACCATATTCGAGGGCAGGGCACCTGATGTTTATTGGTTCAGGGGTGGTTATCTAAACATTAGTTATAATGCTGTTGATAGGCACATACCAACCAGGGCTGATAAGGTCGCTTTTTACTATGAGAATGAGAGAGGCGATAATAAGGTCATTAGTTACTGGGATCTTTACAGGGAGGTGAATAGGGCTGCTTACGTACTTAAGGAGTTTGGCGTTAGGAGGGGAGATACGGTGTCAATGATGATGCCAAGTATACCGGAGGCAGTTTACTTCGGTCTTGCCGTACATAGACTTGGCGCTACCCTCGTAATTCACTATGCAGGTTTAAGTGAGGAAACCCTTGCATATAGACTTCAGGATTGTGGATCAAAGATCTTCGTGGTTGCATCAAAGGGATTTAGGGCTGGTGAGGAAGTCAGGATGAAGGACTTAATTGATAGGACACTCGAAAGATATCAGACACCCGTGGAGAAAGTACTCGTGGTCTCCAGGAGTTTTTCTGACTTTAATATTAAGCAGGGTAGGGATATCGTGTATGAGGATGTGGCACCCAAGGGCAAGGTCTATGTTGAATCCACGCCGGTTGAGGCAAACGAACCAGCCACTATATACTACACGTCGGGTACGACGGGAAGGCCTAAGGGTTTATGGCAGAGTAATGGTGGTTACCCAACAGGACTTAACTGGACATTTAGGGCGTTGTTTAATCCGCAAGATACGGATGTTTGGTGGACAATAAGCGAACTAGGCTGGCCTGTATGGCCTATGGCTAATTTATATACGGCGCCCGTGATGGGGTTAACGAGTCTTTTATTCGAGGGATTTATTGGTTATAAGAGGGATTTATTTGCTAGGATTATTGAGAAGTACCGCGTCTCACTTATCTGGAGCAGCACAACCACACTTTACACGATTAGGAGCATTGGCGAGGAGACCCTTAAGGGAGATTTATCGAGTTTAAAAATAATACTCAACACCGGTGAGACACTCAATCCAGGTGTTGCTGAGTGGTATATTCAGCAATTACCAAATACCATAATTGCGGATGCTTATTGGATGACTGAGCACTTAATACCAATAGCCGCAACACCCTATGGCCTTGGCGAAATACCATTTAAGCCTGGTTCGACGGGTATTCAATTCCCAGGTAGTAAGTGGATTGTGGTTGACGATGATGGTAACCCACTACCGCCGGGGCAGAGGGGTTACATAGTCATTGCCATTCCAAACCCAGCAATGGCTAAGATGTGGAATGACTCCAACTATGAGAGATTAATAAAGACGTATTGGTCCAGATTCCCCGGTTACTTCTACACAGGTGATTATGGATTTTACGACTCTGATGGTTATCTATACGTACTTGGTAGGGCAGATGACATACTAAGCATTGCCGGTGAAAGACTTGGTACAATGGATATAGAGGGTATCCTCGCAAGGCACAGGGCAGTCGCCGAGGCAGCAGTCGTGGGTGTTCCAGCACCTGGCGGTGGTGAGAAGGTCCTGGCGTTTGTCGTACTAAAGTCTGGGGAGACCCCATCCGAGACCTTGATTAATGATATTAAGGAGTTCGCAAGGGCGTCAGGGACTAGGGTAGATGATGTAGTAGTAGTAAGGAGGTTACCAAAGACCAAGTCCGGGAAGATAATGAGGAGGCTATTGAGAGCGTTGGTGAGGAATGAACCATATGGCGATGTATCGACACTAGATGATATTAGGACATTAGATGATATAAAGGCTGCCTTAATGGAGCGTGGTTACATAAAGCCGTGA
- the tnpA gene encoding IS200/IS605 family transposase → MEYKSTRHVKYLCNYHFVWIPKYRRDVLVGDIAEYIKEVLKSIAEELGCEIIALELMPDHVHLFVNCPPRYSPSYLANYFKGKSARLVLKKFPDLRKHTGGKLWTRSYFVSTAGNVSSETIRKYIEEQWVKENEED, encoded by the coding sequence ATGGAATATAAATCAACGAGACATGTAAAATACCTATGCAACTACCATTTCGTATGGATTCCAAAATACCGTAGAGACGTGTTAGTTGGAGATATTGCTGAATACATTAAAGAGGTCTTGAAATCAATTGCAGAAGAGTTAGGTTGTGAAATAATAGCCCTAGAATTAATGCCAGATCACGTACACCTCTTCGTTAACTGCCCTCCTAGATATTCTCCGTCATACTTAGCAAACTACTTCAAGGGGAAATCAGCCAGGCTAGTTTTGAAGAAATTCCCAGATTTAAGAAAACACACGGGAGGAAAACTCTGGACTAGGAGCTACTTCGTATCAACAGCTGGAAACGTATCAAGCGAGACAATAAGGAAATATATTGAGGAACAGTGGGTGAAAGAAAATGAAGAGGACTAA
- a CDS encoding glutamate synthase-related protein: MITDLAKIIVRFRAYWALIRGLRDFIEDYPFDEIAIKAIKGRNAVYPFGEVATYGSAILGSGVYDRRGFPRVKTLDNSIILLPPAFTPRRLDKMAELLREPTFMDVNLEGSLGGFKASMPMVVGSMGSTAIASSFSLDIARATAKAGIIMGIGENVATVRGYSRRYTRGHPSFKERLMAYLTNVDKYGGVIIQQNVEDAYDELWNKVYSDKDVEPYIEEGLVGFEIKMGQGAKPGLGGVIKIPKEEAIRLKAKYHFEIDPEKVKDKFITRYSVPGTYTEDILRGMIRFMKTAYPRARIWIKLGPYRDVDRVISIAYEEGAHAVVIDGKEGGTGMAPSVAMKDLGYPTIAALKKIHDARKLGITDTSLLLAGRLYNGSHVVKAMALGASGTYMARPFLIAAMVKGERGVLNYIEAVKEEMQMLVSALGKYDIKEVGTEDIAAIDKDIAEMFGVPYVYSSSF, from the coding sequence ATGATCACCGACTTGGCAAAAATCATTGTTAGGTTTAGGGCTTATTGGGCATTAATTAGGGGTCTTAGGGATTTTATTGAGGATTACCCATTTGATGAGATTGCGATTAAAGCTATTAAGGGCCGCAATGCGGTTTACCCATTTGGTGAGGTCGCTACCTACGGTTCCGCCATACTTGGTTCCGGGGTTTATGACAGGAGGGGATTTCCGCGTGTCAAGACTCTAGACAATTCAATAATACTATTACCACCGGCATTCACGCCTAGGAGGCTTGATAAGATGGCTGAGTTGCTTCGGGAACCGACATTCATGGACGTGAACCTTGAGGGTTCATTGGGTGGTTTTAAGGCTTCCATGCCGATGGTTGTTGGTTCAATGGGGTCAACAGCAATAGCAAGCAGTTTTAGTCTTGACATAGCCAGGGCGACGGCCAAGGCAGGCATCATCATGGGTATTGGGGAGAATGTGGCCACAGTAAGGGGTTACTCGAGGAGGTATACCAGGGGTCATCCAAGTTTTAAGGAGAGGTTGATGGCTTACTTAACGAATGTTGATAAGTATGGTGGGGTCATTATTCAGCAGAATGTGGAGGATGCATATGATGAGCTTTGGAATAAGGTGTATAGCGATAAGGATGTTGAGCCCTACATAGAGGAAGGCCTTGTTGGGTTTGAGATTAAGATGGGGCAGGGAGCTAAGCCTGGGCTTGGCGGTGTGATTAAGATTCCCAAGGAGGAGGCCATTAGGCTTAAGGCTAAGTACCACTTCGAAATTGATCCAGAGAAGGTTAAGGACAAGTTCATAACTAGGTACTCGGTTCCTGGCACGTACACGGAGGACATTCTTAGAGGTATGATTAGGTTCATGAAGACGGCGTATCCGAGGGCCAGGATATGGATCAAGCTTGGGCCATACAGGGACGTGGATAGGGTAATCAGCATAGCCTATGAGGAGGGTGCCCACGCGGTTGTGATTGATGGTAAGGAGGGTGGCACAGGAATGGCACCTTCAGTGGCCATGAAGGACCTGGGTTACCCAACCATAGCAGCCCTTAAGAAAATACATGATGCCAGGAAGTTGGGAATAACGGACACATCCCTACTACTTGCTGGTAGGCTCTATAATGGCTCGCATGTGGTTAAGGCCATGGCCCTGGGCGCCAGTGGTACCTATATGGCTAGGCCATTCCTAATAGCGGCAATGGTTAAGGGCGAGAGGGGTGTCCTAAACTACATTGAGGCTGTTAAGGAGGAGATGCAAATGCTGGTGTCCGCATTGGGTAAGTACGACATTAAGGAGGTCGGTACAGAGGATATTGCGGCAATTGATAAGGACATTGCAGAGATGTTCGGTGTTCCCTACGTCTACTCATCCTCGTTTTAA
- a CDS encoding class I adenylate-forming enzyme family protein, producing MPMPTELNYPHQNPIDALLEYLRNRPNDVLLIDEYGLSLTYEELYNKSVKLANSLSRLGVNYGDRVAIMMSNSVEAVISLFAAWMLGAATVMIDPLTIYEDLDYQLSDSVPKVVITDKSVIERESTVLSKYKVISVDTAKENVLSFQDLLGTGSLTGFKPVEVKKDDVGLVYYYAGIAGRTMQVWHTYFSLYSGPYAFGEAIGLGQSDSALVVAQLSHILGLTEFMSAFVRGARVVIARRFDANDTPVLIHRHGVTVFAGVPLMFDQILNNKDLSPGMLSSLRLTLSAAAPLSPSTQLGFYQRFGIPLIQFYGLTEAYVLTVQPIKYKEVTNTVGSAILGAELKIVDPNNPSRELGVGEVGELVARAPWVMKGYSDPDDTRRAFHNGWLLTGDLMVMDDKGLLYFRGVRKRMIKYKGYPIFPRDLEIMLMKHPAVKEVYVTGEQAEDPSVGQLPVAYVVLHDEYRSRVSDKDLIDFVNSRVAFYKKLRKVYFVDRLPTN from the coding sequence ATGCCAATGCCAACAGAATTGAATTATCCCCATCAAAACCCTATTGATGCATTACTTGAGTACTTAAGGAACCGTCCTAATGACGTATTATTAATCGACGAGTATGGTTTATCGTTAACGTATGAGGAACTCTATAATAAATCAGTTAAGTTAGCGAACTCTCTCAGTAGACTTGGCGTTAATTATGGAGATAGGGTTGCGATAATGATGAGCAATAGCGTGGAAGCCGTTATTTCATTATTCGCAGCATGGATGCTTGGTGCTGCAACGGTTATGATAGATCCATTAACAATATATGAGGACCTCGATTACCAACTAAGTGATTCTGTTCCTAAGGTTGTTATTACCGATAAGTCCGTCATCGAGAGGGAATCAACCGTCTTATCGAAATATAAAGTCATCAGTGTTGACACAGCTAAGGAAAACGTACTAAGTTTTCAGGATTTACTAGGTACTGGTTCATTGACTGGTTTCAAACCCGTGGAGGTTAAGAAGGATGATGTTGGCCTAGTTTATTATTACGCTGGTATTGCTGGAAGAACCATGCAGGTTTGGCACACATACTTCAGTCTGTATTCGGGTCCATATGCATTCGGTGAAGCAATAGGGCTTGGCCAAAGTGACTCTGCCCTAGTGGTGGCTCAATTATCCCATATACTTGGACTTACGGAGTTCATGTCGGCCTTCGTTAGAGGCGCTAGGGTAGTTATTGCCAGGCGTTTTGATGCTAATGATACACCTGTGTTAATACATAGGCATGGTGTAACCGTGTTCGCTGGCGTACCTCTAATGTTTGATCAAATCCTTAATAATAAGGACTTGAGTCCAGGCATGTTATCATCACTAAGACTGACACTTTCAGCGGCTGCACCATTATCACCATCAACACAACTAGGTTTTTACCAAAGGTTCGGCATACCGCTTATTCAGTTCTATGGCTTGACCGAGGCATACGTACTTACCGTTCAACCAATTAAGTATAAGGAAGTGACTAACACTGTTGGTTCTGCAATTCTTGGCGCCGAATTGAAAATAGTAGACCCCAACAATCCATCCAGGGAATTAGGCGTGGGTGAAGTTGGTGAGTTAGTGGCCAGGGCTCCCTGGGTGATGAAGGGTTACTCAGACCCGGATGATACGAGGAGGGCCTTTCATAATGGTTGGTTATTAACCGGCGACTTAATGGTTATGGATGACAAGGGCCTACTTTACTTCAGGGGTGTTAGGAAGAGGATGATTAAGTATAAGGGCTACCCAATATTTCCGCGTGATCTGGAGATAATGCTAATGAAACATCCAGCTGTTAAGGAGGTTTATGTAACTGGTGAGCAGGCCGAGGACCCAAGTGTTGGTCAATTACCTGTTGCATATGTGGTTCTTCATGATGAGTATAGGAGTAGGGTGTCTGATAAGGATCTTATTGACTTTGTAAATTCTAGGGTTGCATTTTACAAGAAGCTTAGAAAGGTTTACTTCGTCGATAGGTTACCCACAAACTGA
- a CDS encoding vitamin K epoxide reductase family protein — MRSIFKWGCNHAMMGKLARLWLMLMLTFSLIGLFASSIVIYTYYYLRELPPLCSTFKSPFPGITIDCERVLSSKYSDIGGVPLDLLAAVWFVINIILVILYNFGSGNVATLAINALFYWRFLGIIIVPYLIVVETYLLHALCVYCTIMHIMIIIDFTVVTVFFTRLKRSLMA, encoded by the coding sequence GTGAGATCAATATTTAAGTGGGGTTGCAACCACGCGATGATGGGTAAGCTAGCCAGGTTGTGGTTAATGCTTATGCTAACCTTTTCACTAATAGGCCTATTCGCATCATCTATAGTCATATATACCTATTACTACCTACGTGAATTACCGCCGCTCTGCTCAACATTCAAATCTCCATTTCCTGGAATAACCATTGATTGCGAGAGGGTTCTCTCAAGTAAGTACTCAGACATAGGCGGTGTGCCGCTTGACCTACTTGCGGCGGTTTGGTTCGTTATTAATATAATCCTCGTAATATTATATAATTTTGGATCGGGTAATGTAGCTACATTGGCCATTAATGCACTGTTCTATTGGAGGTTTCTTGGCATAATTATCGTTCCATACCTAATAGTGGTCGAGACCTACCTACTTCACGCACTATGTGTTTACTGTACAATAATGCATATAATGATAATAATAGACTTCACTGTAGTAACAGTATTTTTCACTAGGCTGAAAAGATCATTAATGGCATGA
- a CDS encoding GTP cyclohydrolase IIa, whose protein sequence is MVQVTIIRLIGYREWTETLGSDREHVIQGIQAQLHRELVNGFSKVNAWAHPLRYDYLFAITNGVNREGLMSVIKDLGEYSPVPLSSGTYASDNPRIAEKEAFKLAMKAGPWGSLIGGVDDGLVAMAHIDLVDSTSSTEWTSSYQLYEHVWNVINQVRLYLAPYGGITLYLGGDNMISIVTPTIREEDLRPLSELINARVGVGIASNGRTAMKLATEALDSLRQQGKYGVLMLMER, encoded by the coding sequence TTGGTTCAAGTAACAATAATCAGGTTAATTGGATATAGGGAGTGGACCGAAACCCTCGGTTCAGATAGAGAACACGTAATACAGGGAATACAGGCGCAATTACATAGGGAACTAGTTAATGGGTTTTCTAAGGTTAATGCCTGGGCGCATCCGCTTAGATATGATTATTTATTTGCAATAACCAATGGAGTGAATAGGGAGGGATTAATGAGCGTGATCAAGGACCTTGGCGAGTACAGCCCGGTTCCTTTATCGAGTGGGACGTATGCAAGTGACAATCCAAGGATCGCGGAAAAGGAGGCCTTTAAATTAGCCATGAAGGCCGGTCCCTGGGGCTCACTAATTGGTGGTGTTGATGATGGTTTGGTGGCCATGGCCCACATAGATCTCGTGGACTCAACGTCCAGTACCGAGTGGACTTCAAGTTATCAACTATATGAGCATGTATGGAATGTGATTAATCAAGTTAGGCTGTACTTGGCGCCATATGGTGGTATAACACTGTACTTAGGCGGTGATAATATGATATCGATAGTAACGCCAACGATAAGAGAGGAGGACCTAAGGCCATTATCTGAATTAATAAATGCCAGGGTGGGTGTTGGAATTGCTAGTAATGGTAGGACAGCAATGAAACTAGCCACGGAGGCGCTTGATAGCCTTAGGCAACAGGGCAAGTATGGAGTTCTCATGCTGATGGAGCGTTAA
- a CDS encoding helix-turn-helix transcriptional regulator — translation MSLTVLIVTIFIYLFSNDSLVSINVTATQNVALINITLPVEPLGPVIVQNSSGSTISAMLIGDNLIIPVFGNGSFMVEYTPVITVLQNESLVMNVSSQYPINLFVSNNVLLTQIPINVITNFIKVNNGIMLQLAPGNYSIGFMLEAPTVTKNKTIISNPGSSTGIIAASNQSTTSGKPGQGTVSPGLGTMIYYIVAVVIAAISALLVYLFVIRHRGTEVNPVIVEGLNPTDKEVLRALMDMNGEAYQSDLQRKLNLPKATLWRAIRRLENSGYVQVIKEGRVNRIKLVRKPKLD, via the coding sequence ATGTCGTTAACAGTATTAATAGTTACGATATTCATATACCTATTCAGTAACGACTCATTGGTTAGCATAAACGTTACGGCCACACAAAACGTGGCTTTGATCAACATTACATTACCCGTAGAACCACTAGGCCCAGTGATTGTGCAAAACTCAAGTGGTTCAACAATATCAGCAATGCTCATAGGTGATAACTTAATAATACCTGTTTTTGGTAATGGTTCATTCATGGTTGAGTATACGCCGGTAATTACGGTTCTGCAAAATGAATCTTTAGTCATGAACGTATCATCACAATATCCCATAAACCTATTCGTAAGTAATAACGTACTGTTGACGCAGATTCCGATAAACGTAATAACAAATTTCATAAAGGTCAACAATGGGATCATGCTACAATTAGCGCCTGGCAATTACTCAATAGGTTTCATGCTTGAGGCGCCTACAGTCACGAAAAACAAAACCATCATAAGTAATCCAGGTAGTAGTACAGGCATTATCGCGGCGAGTAATCAATCAACTACATCAGGTAAACCAGGACAGGGCACCGTATCTCCTGGGCTTGGTACCATGATTTACTATATCGTTGCGGTGGTTATAGCCGCCATCTCTGCATTGCTGGTTTACTTATTTGTAATTAGACATAGAGGAACTGAAGTGAACCCGGTAATAGTTGAAGGTTTAAACCCAACTGATAAAGAGGTTCTTAGAGCATTAATGGATATGAATGGAGAAGCGTATCAATCAGATCTACAGAGAAAGTTGAATTTACCAAAGGCAACCCTCTGGAGAGCAATAAGGAGACTGGAGAATAGTGGGTATGTACAGGTAATCAAGGAGGGCAGAGTAAATAGGATCAAGCTTGTTAGGAAACCTAAGCTTGATTAA